The proteins below are encoded in one region of Desulfomicrobium apsheronum:
- a CDS encoding FAD-dependent oxidoreductase has product MSLKVVVIGGVALGPKAACRIKRVAPDAEVTLVDASKLISYGGCGIPYYVSGDVSDHQQLQETSFHMVRDEQFFQDCKDFKVMTETRALSIDRKAKTVLVQAKDGTQTTLPYDKLVLGMGSTPRKLPIPGRELGNVFTVSTLGEAIRIKEQVASGSVGSAVIVGGGFIGLEMAESFADMWGIDTTVIEVADQIMPGFMSKAMATIAEKHLAENDVTVHTSEMVQAIEGEDGKVTRVVTNKRTIDADLVILAVGVVPNDSLAREAGLSCSERGGIIVSKTMQTSDPDVYAGGDCVVIENIVTGKIGYYPLGSLANSQGRIIGTNVAGGRETFDGVVGTFIIKLFDYAFSGTGLSLPVALREGFDAFSTHVIMSDHSHFYPKRDMVSLEIVVERRSGRVLGLQGACQNGDSLKGRIDTMAAILKFRPTLRDVSSLEMAYAPPFGSAMDVLNAAANTAENILVGRNVPLQPVEFAKLWENRVSENLLCIDTREWGNAEPFVSKHPEFWKNIPQGQIRNRLDEIPKDKKIVLLCNTGGRSYESQVILRNAGFLEPVNLQGGMGFIKQLGFDPSQED; this is encoded by the coding sequence ATGTCTCTCAAAGTCGTTGTCATCGGTGGCGTGGCTCTCGGGCCAAAGGCCGCATGCCGCATCAAACGCGTGGCGCCTGATGCCGAAGTGACCCTGGTCGACGCCAGTAAACTCATCTCCTACGGCGGCTGCGGAATCCCCTATTATGTTTCGGGAGACGTCAGCGATCATCAGCAGTTGCAGGAAACAAGCTTTCACATGGTCCGTGACGAGCAGTTCTTTCAGGATTGCAAGGACTTCAAGGTCATGACCGAGACCAGGGCGCTGTCCATCGACCGCAAGGCCAAGACTGTCCTGGTCCAGGCCAAGGACGGCACGCAGACCACGCTGCCCTACGACAAGCTGGTCCTGGGCATGGGCAGCACGCCCCGCAAACTGCCCATCCCCGGACGCGAACTGGGCAACGTCTTCACCGTGAGCACCCTGGGCGAAGCCATCCGCATCAAGGAGCAGGTGGCCAGCGGCAGCGTCGGGTCGGCCGTCATCGTTGGTGGAGGCTTCATCGGTCTGGAAATGGCGGAGTCCTTCGCGGACATGTGGGGCATCGATACCACGGTCATCGAAGTGGCGGACCAGATCATGCCCGGCTTCATGAGCAAGGCCATGGCCACCATCGCCGAAAAGCATCTCGCGGAAAACGACGTCACCGTCCACACCTCGGAAATGGTCCAGGCCATCGAGGGCGAAGACGGCAAGGTCACGCGCGTGGTAACCAACAAACGCACCATCGACGCGGATCTGGTCATCCTGGCCGTGGGCGTCGTGCCCAACGACAGCCTGGCCCGGGAAGCCGGACTGTCCTGCTCCGAGCGCGGCGGCATCATCGTCTCCAAGACCATGCAGACCTCCGACCCGGATGTTTACGCCGGCGGCGACTGCGTGGTCATCGAAAACATCGTCACGGGCAAGATCGGCTACTATCCGCTGGGCTCCCTGGCCAACAGCCAGGGGCGCATCATCGGCACCAATGTCGCTGGTGGCAGGGAAACCTTCGATGGCGTGGTCGGCACATTCATCATCAAACTCTTCGATTACGCCTTCTCGGGCACCGGCCTGTCCCTGCCCGTGGCCCTGCGCGAGGGCTTCGACGCCTTCAGCACCCACGTCATCATGAGCGACCACTCCCACTTCTATCCCAAGCGCGACATGGTCAGCCTGGAGATTGTCGTCGAGCGCCGTTCCGGCCGGGTCCTCGGATTGCAGGGCGCCTGCCAGAACGGCGATTCGCTCAAGGGCCGCATCGACACCATGGCCGCCATCCTCAAGTTCCGTCCGACCCTGCGCGACGTGTCCAGCCTGGAGATGGCCTACGCCCCGCCCTTCGGCTCGGCCATGGACGTTTTGAATGCCGCGGCCAACACCGCCGAAAACATCCTGGTGGGCAGGAACGTCCCGCTTCAGCCTGTCGAATTCGCCAAGCTCTGGGAGAACCGCGTCAGCGAAAACCTGCTGTGCATCGACACCCGCGAATGGGGCAATGCCGAGCCTTTTGTCAGCAAGCACCCGGAATTCTGGAAAAACATCCCTCAGGGACAAATCCGCAACAGGCTGGACGAAATTCCAAAGGACAAGAAGATCGTGCTGCTGTGCAACACCGGCGGTAGATCATACGAATCCCAGGTCATCCTGCGGAACGCCGGTTTTCTGGAGCCGGTCAACCTGCAGGGCGGCATGGGCTTCATCAAGCAGCTCGGATTCGACCCCAGCCAGGAAGATTGA
- a CDS encoding ATP-dependent Clp protease adaptor ClpS has product MTEPFEVPGSDPDIMVEDQLQEPRQFKVLLHNDDYTSMDFVVEVLMNVFGKSESESFAIMMSVHEKGIGLCGIYTAEVAETKVQLVHQMAKARSFPLRCSMEEV; this is encoded by the coding sequence ATGACCGAACCGTTTGAGGTTCCGGGTTCCGATCCGGATATCATGGTCGAGGACCAGTTGCAGGAGCCCCGTCAGTTCAAGGTGTTGCTGCATAACGACGACTATACGTCCATGGATTTTGTCGTGGAAGTGCTCATGAATGTCTTCGGCAAATCCGAATCCGAGTCGTTTGCCATTATGATGAGTGTTCATGAAAAAGGAATTGGCCTGTGTGGAATCTACACGGCCGAGGTCGCGGAAACCAAGGTGCAGCTTGTGCATCAGATGGCCAAGGCCCGGTCTTTTCCCCTGCGCTGCTCCATGGAAGAGGTGTAA
- the clpA gene encoding ATP-dependent Clp protease ATP-binding subunit ClpA, which produces MLSKELERIIGNAVREVKLRQHEFLTLEHLLYSYTLDTHGQSLLAGCGIDLERLRKQLAQFFIDHLDVSPRPEHEIVQTVSVQRAMQRAILHIQSSGKSQVEAGDFLAAMLEEEDAFAVYYLKAQGLTRLAVIEYISHQLPDGGGSSEADTRDASKQSALEKYTVDLVVRAQEGRIDPLVGRDEELKRTLQVLARRKKNNPIFVGDPGVGKTAVAEGLALKIARGEVPEQFAEARIFALDMGSLLAGTKYRGDFEARLKGVISELKAMDGAILCIDEIHTIVGAGSTSGGSMDASNILKPVLASGELRCIGSTTYEEYKNHFEKDRALSRRFQKIDIVEPTVAESEKILMGLRPYYEDFHGVKYQPSAISAAVELSARHINDRFLPDKAIDVIDEAGAIFVLSGERKRRKSVTRRDIEEVVARMARIPSARVSASDRDRLASLEYELGSKVFGQKEAVETLAQAIKRSRAGLGNAERPLGSFLLSGPTGVGKTELAKQLAACLDVAFVRFDMSEYMEKHAVARLIGAPPGYVGFEQGGLLTDAIRKTPHCVLLLDEIEKAHMDMFSILLQVMDHATLTDNNGRKSDFRNVILLMTSNAGAREMSGNAIGFKAGVEEDRGLRGLAAIEKLFSPEFRNRLDAIIPFHSLTQDIMEKIVDKFMGELGVQLAAKNVILELAPEARAWLARKGFDPAFGARPLGRLIQKEIKDKLADKILFGDLAAGGSVRVGMKDGGELDFTFSAK; this is translated from the coding sequence ATGCTGAGTAAGGAGTTGGAAAGAATCATCGGTAATGCCGTGCGCGAGGTCAAACTTCGCCAGCACGAGTTCTTGACCCTCGAGCATCTGCTGTACAGCTATACGCTCGATACCCATGGTCAGAGCCTGCTGGCCGGTTGCGGCATAGATCTGGAGCGTCTGCGCAAGCAGCTGGCTCAATTTTTCATCGATCATCTCGACGTGAGCCCCCGTCCCGAGCACGAGATCGTGCAGACCGTGAGCGTGCAACGGGCCATGCAGCGGGCCATCCTGCACATCCAGTCTTCGGGCAAGTCCCAGGTCGAGGCCGGGGATTTCCTGGCCGCCATGCTCGAAGAGGAGGACGCCTTTGCCGTTTACTATCTGAAGGCTCAGGGCCTGACACGGCTGGCGGTGATCGAGTACATTTCCCATCAGCTCCCCGACGGCGGGGGCAGCAGCGAGGCCGACACCCGGGATGCCTCCAAGCAGAGCGCCCTGGAGAAATATACCGTGGATCTGGTGGTCAGGGCCCAGGAGGGCCGGATCGACCCCCTGGTCGGCCGTGACGAGGAACTCAAGCGCACCTTGCAGGTTCTGGCCCGGCGCAAGAAGAACAATCCCATCTTCGTCGGCGACCCCGGCGTCGGCAAGACCGCCGTGGCCGAGGGGCTGGCGCTCAAGATCGCTCGCGGCGAGGTGCCCGAGCAGTTCGCCGAAGCCCGCATCTTTGCCCTGGACATGGGCAGCCTGCTGGCCGGGACCAAGTATCGCGGCGACTTCGAGGCCCGCCTCAAGGGCGTCATCTCGGAACTCAAGGCCATGGACGGGGCCATCCTGTGCATCGACGAGATTCACACCATCGTCGGCGCGGGTTCCACCAGCGGCGGGTCCATGGACGCCTCCAATATCCTGAAGCCGGTGCTGGCCTCGGGCGAGCTGCGTTGCATCGGCTCCACCACCTACGAGGAATACAAGAATCATTTCGAGAAGGACCGCGCCCTGTCGCGGCGCTTCCAGAAGATCGACATCGTCGAGCCCACCGTGGCCGAGAGCGAAAAGATCCTCATGGGTCTGCGGCCATACTACGAGGATTTTCACGGCGTGAAATATCAGCCCTCGGCCATCTCCGCCGCCGTGGAGCTCTCCGCCCGTCACATCAACGACCGCTTTCTGCCGGACAAGGCCATTGACGTCATCGATGAGGCCGGGGCCATCTTCGTTCTTTCCGGAGAGAGGAAACGGCGCAAGTCCGTGACCCGGCGCGACATCGAGGAAGTGGTGGCGCGCATGGCGCGTATCCCCAGCGCCCGCGTCAGCGCCTCGGACCGTGACCGACTGGCCAGCCTCGAATACGAGCTCGGCTCCAAGGTCTTCGGCCAGAAGGAGGCGGTGGAGACGCTGGCCCAGGCCATCAAGCGTTCCCGCGCGGGCCTTGGCAATGCCGAGCGTCCCCTGGGCTCCTTCCTGCTGAGCGGTCCGACGGGCGTGGGCAAGACCGAGCTGGCCAAACAGCTGGCGGCCTGCCTCGATGTGGCCTTCGTGCGCTTCGACATGAGCGAGTACATGGAAAAGCACGCCGTGGCCCGGCTCATCGGCGCGCCTCCCGGTTATGTCGGCTTCGAGCAGGGCGGCCTTCTGACCGACGCCATCCGCAAGACCCCGCACTGCGTGCTCCTGCTGGACGAGATCGAGAAGGCGCACATGGACATGTTCTCCATCCTGTTGCAGGTCATGGACCACGCCACGCTGACGGACAACAACGGCCGCAAGTCCGATTTCCGCAACGTGATCCTGCTCATGACCTCCAATGCCGGCGCCCGGGAGATGAGCGGCAACGCCATCGGCTTCAAGGCCGGGGTCGAGGAGGACAGAGGGCTGCGCGGGCTGGCCGCCATCGAGAAGCTCTTCAGCCCGGAATTCCGCAACCGTCTTGACGCCATCATTCCTTTCCATTCCCTGACCCAGGACATCATGGAAAAGATCGTGGACAAGTTCATGGGCGAACTGGGCGTCCAGCTCGCGGCCAAGAACGTCATCCTGGAGCTTGCCCCCGAGGCTCGTGCCTGGCTGGCCAGGAAGGGATTCGATCCCGCTTTCGGGGCCAGACCGCTGGGGCGTCTCATTCAGAAGGAAATCAAGGACAAGCTTGCCGACAAGATCCTGTTCGGGGATCTCGCTGCCGGCGGAAGCGTTCGTGTCGGAATGAAGGATGGCGGGGAGCTGGATTTCACCTTCTCCGCCAAGTGA
- the aat gene encoding leucyl/phenylalanyl-tRNA--protein transferase: protein MTVFALPAQPAFPDPAHADEDGLLAVGGDLSPHRLLMAYAQGIFPWYNENSPILWWSPDPRLVLEPARIHVPKRLDRILRQGRFRFTLDTAFEQVITGCAETPRCGAHGTWIVPEMLAAYCRLHELGFAHSIEVWSGAALVGGLYGVAMGGVFFGESMFYREPDASKAGLVTLMRALAGAGFVLFDCQQTTAHMLRFGGFEMPRDEFLFRLERALKLHTPRGPWRLRDGALIGRDPE from the coding sequence ATGACCGTCTTTGCCCTGCCCGCCCAGCCCGCCTTTCCCGATCCGGCCCATGCCGACGAGGACGGATTGCTGGCGGTGGGCGGGGACCTCTCGCCGCACAGACTGCTCATGGCCTATGCCCAGGGCATTTTCCCCTGGTACAACGAGAACTCCCCCATCCTCTGGTGGAGTCCCGACCCCAGGCTCGTCTTGGAGCCCGCGCGCATCCACGTGCCCAAACGGCTCGATCGCATCCTGCGTCAGGGACGCTTTCGCTTCACTCTGGATACGGCCTTCGAGCAGGTCATCACCGGCTGCGCCGAGACGCCCCGGTGCGGCGCGCACGGAACCTGGATCGTCCCGGAGATGCTGGCCGCATACTGTCGCCTGCACGAACTGGGGTTCGCGCACAGCATCGAGGTCTGGTCCGGCGCGGCCCTGGTCGGCGGCCTTTACGGCGTGGCCATGGGCGGGGTGTTTTTCGGGGAATCCATGTTTTACCGCGAGCCGGACGCCTCCAAGGCCGGTCTGGTGACCCTGATGCGGGCCCTTGCGGGGGCGGGGTTTGTCCTTTTCGATTGTCAGCAGACCACCGCGCATATGCTCCGCTTCGGCGGATTCGAGATGCCGCGCGACGAATTTCTTTTTCGCCTGGAGCGGGCCCTGAAGCTGCATACTCCTCGCGGGCCCTGGCGCCTGCGTGACGGAGCCTTGATCGGCCGGGACCCTGAATAA
- the yjgA gene encoding ribosome biogenesis factor YjgA — MTEFEHGNEEDWEGRPSKSQRKRDMVALQKLGESLIELAPEQLGRLDLHEDLVEAIRFFHTLKDKEARRRQQQFIGTVMRKIDPVPLREALDELDQLRFQQAEAFHQIEIWRDALVDGDGDVMTELVGRFGLDPQQLRQLAKQAAAEKAAGKPAKNGRALFRLLRQSFEREQAGD, encoded by the coding sequence ATGACTGAATTTGAACACGGAAACGAGGAAGACTGGGAAGGACGGCCAAGCAAATCGCAACGCAAGCGGGACATGGTCGCACTGCAGAAGCTCGGGGAGAGCCTCATCGAACTGGCCCCGGAACAGCTTGGACGGCTTGATCTGCATGAGGATCTGGTCGAGGCCATCCGCTTTTTTCACACCCTCAAGGACAAGGAAGCCCGGCGCCGACAGCAGCAGTTCATCGGCACGGTCATGCGCAAGATCGATCCCGTGCCCCTGCGCGAGGCCCTGGACGAACTGGATCAGCTTCGTTTTCAGCAGGCCGAGGCCTTTCACCAGATCGAGATCTGGCGCGACGCGCTGGTGGATGGAGACGGGGATGTAATGACGGAGCTGGTGGGACGATTCGGCCTTGATCCACAGCAACTGCGCCAGCTTGCAAAGCAGGCCGCAGCGGAGAAGGCCGCCGGAAAGCCGGCCAAGAACGGTCGCGCCCTGTTTCGCCTGCTGCGCCAGAGTTTCGAACGCGAGCAGGCCGGGGACTAG
- a CDS encoding phosphodiester glycosidase family protein, with protein sequence MSAFFLRAIFSCLVLCVPAAPLHAEEWRVLAPGLELREFLIPDQFGDLAGQQSAMAVLRIDSGNYDVALGSALGTGRMRSMQEWARHSGFVAVINAGMFRADDRMRSTGYMRDANVIINSFIHPNYGAFLAFHPRDPALPALRWVDRKSDADWQEVLADYDGIIQNYRLISRERENLWEQSDRRHSGAAIAMDQDGRLLFVHCRPRLSLHEFAQALIDLPLDLIGAMYVEGGADAAMFVDVNGFVGRFVGEYRSDFFQGSNKNFWPAPNVLGIRPK encoded by the coding sequence ATGTCCGCCTTTTTTCTTCGCGCCATTTTTTCCTGCCTGGTCCTTTGCGTTCCGGCCGCTCCGCTGCATGCGGAAGAGTGGCGCGTGCTGGCGCCGGGACTTGAGCTGCGCGAGTTCCTGATTCCCGACCAGTTCGGGGATCTGGCGGGTCAGCAGAGCGCCATGGCGGTGCTGCGCATCGATTCCGGCAATTACGACGTGGCCCTGGGTTCGGCCCTGGGCACCGGGCGCATGCGCAGCATGCAGGAGTGGGCCCGGCACTCGGGATTTGTCGCGGTCATCAACGCCGGCATGTTTCGGGCCGACGACCGGATGCGCAGCACGGGCTACATGCGCGACGCCAACGTGATCATCAATTCCTTCATCCATCCGAACTACGGCGCGTTCCTGGCCTTCCATCCCCGCGACCCGGCCCTGCCCGCCCTGCGCTGGGTGGACCGCAAGAGCGACGCCGACTGGCAGGAAGTGCTGGCCGATTACGACGGGATCATCCAGAACTACCGCCTGATCAGCCGCGAGCGGGAAAATCTCTGGGAGCAGAGCGACCGCCGTCATTCCGGCGCGGCCATCGCCATGGATCAGGACGGGCGGCTGCTCTTTGTCCATTGCCGTCCCCGGCTGTCCCTGCACGAGTTTGCCCAGGCCCTCATCGACCTGCCCCTGGACCTGATCGGGGCCATGTATGTCGAGGGCGGAGCCGATGCGGCCATGTTTGTCGATGTGAACGGCTTCGTGGGGCGTTTCGTTGGCGAATATCGATCGGATTTTTTTCAAGGCAGCAACAAGAATTTCTGGCCCGCGCCCAACGTGCTGGGCATCCGGCCCAAATAA
- the uvrB gene encoding excinuclease ABC subunit UvrB encodes MSLFQLESEYVPRGDQPAAIDALCSGIRQGVRDQVLLGVTGSGKTFTMGHVIARLDRPALIMAPNKTLAAQLYNEFKGLFPHNAVEYFVSYYDYYQPEAYLPHSDTYIEKDSAINDDIDKLRHAATHALLTRRDVVIIASVSCIYGLGSPEYYAKMVIPVECGQHVAMETIIGRLVDVQYERNDYDLHRGTFRVRGDVLEIIPAYEHEQALRIEFFGDEIDGIYETDPLTGEILSRMSKTVIYPASHYVSDRDNLVRAMVDIREELRQRLEYFQGKNMLVEAQRLEQKTQLDLEMIEELGYCNGIENYSLHLDGRTTGQPPATLIDYFPKDFLLFMDESHISVSQVGAMFKGDRSRKQTLVDYGFRLPSALDNRPLNFEEFLERIGTTVFVSATPAPWELERAQGVVVEQIIRPTGLIDPEVEVVPTSGQMDHLMEQCLARIAADERVMVTTLTKRMAEDLTEFLQARGVRARYLHSDIDTLERVAIIQALRAGEFDVLVGINLLREGLDIPEVSLVAMLDADKEGFLRSTRSLIQTFGRAARNVKGKVLLYADSVTRSMAEAMGETQRRRERQTLYNEEHGITPQSIRKTSENTLYDLHREIKEQERAAERTADYDPGPENAAREVARLSREMRKAAEMLEFEEAARLRDRIKTLEKRHGLDGSRATRS; translated from the coding sequence ATGTCTCTTTTTCAGCTCGAATCCGAATATGTTCCGCGCGGCGACCAGCCGGCGGCCATCGACGCCCTCTGCTCGGGAATCCGGCAGGGCGTGCGCGATCAGGTGCTGCTCGGCGTGACCGGCTCGGGCAAGACCTTCACCATGGGCCACGTCATCGCAAGGCTCGACCGTCCCGCCCTGATCATGGCCCCCAACAAGACCCTGGCCGCGCAGCTCTACAACGAATTCAAGGGCCTCTTCCCGCACAACGCCGTCGAATATTTCGTCAGTTATTACGACTACTACCAGCCCGAAGCCTATTTGCCGCATTCCGACACCTACATCGAGAAGGATTCGGCCATCAACGACGACATCGACAAGCTGCGCCATGCCGCCACCCACGCCCTGCTGACCCGGCGCGACGTGGTCATCATCGCCTCCGTGTCCTGCATCTATGGCCTCGGGTCGCCCGAATACTACGCCAAGATGGTCATTCCGGTGGAGTGCGGGCAGCATGTGGCCATGGAGACGATCATCGGGCGGCTGGTGGACGTGCAGTACGAGCGCAACGACTACGACCTGCATCGCGGCACTTTCCGCGTGCGCGGCGACGTGCTGGAGATCATTCCGGCCTACGAGCACGAGCAGGCCCTGCGCATTGAGTTTTTCGGGGACGAGATCGACGGGATCTACGAGACCGACCCGCTCACGGGCGAGATCCTGTCGCGCATGTCAAAGACCGTCATCTACCCGGCCAGTCATTACGTTTCGGACCGGGATAACCTGGTCCGGGCCATGGTCGACATTCGCGAGGAGCTGCGGCAGCGCCTGGAATATTTCCAGGGCAAAAACATGCTGGTCGAGGCGCAGCGTCTGGAGCAAAAGACGCAGCTCGACCTGGAGATGATCGAGGAGCTTGGCTACTGCAACGGCATCGAGAACTACTCCCTGCACCTGGACGGACGTACGACCGGACAGCCACCGGCCACGCTCATCGATTACTTTCCGAAGGATTTCCTGCTTTTCATGGACGAGTCGCACATCTCCGTGTCCCAGGTCGGGGCCATGTTCAAGGGCGACCGCTCGCGCAAGCAGACCCTGGTCGACTACGGTTTCCGGCTGCCCTCGGCCCTGGACAACCGTCCCCTGAACTTCGAGGAATTTCTGGAGCGCATCGGCACCACCGTCTTCGTCTCGGCCACGCCCGCCCCATGGGAGCTGGAGCGGGCCCAGGGCGTGGTGGTGGAGCAGATCATCAGGCCCACTGGCCTCATCGATCCCGAGGTCGAGGTCGTGCCCACGAGCGGCCAGATGGACCATCTCATGGAGCAGTGCCTGGCGCGCATCGCCGCTGACGAGCGGGTCATGGTCACGACCCTGACCAAGCGCATGGCCGAGGATCTGACCGAGTTTCTGCAGGCTCGAGGCGTGCGCGCCCGCTATCTGCATTCGGACATCGACACCCTGGAGCGGGTGGCCATCATCCAGGCCCTGCGCGCCGGGGAGTTCGACGTGCTGGTCGGCATCAACCTGCTGCGCGAAGGCCTTGATATACCGGAAGTCTCTCTGGTAGCCATGCTCGATGCCGACAAGGAGGGTTTCCTGCGTTCGACCCGGTCCCTGATCCAGACTTTCGGACGGGCCGCGCGCAACGTGAAGGGCAAGGTCCTGCTCTATGCCGACTCCGTGACCCGCTCCATGGCCGAGGCCATGGGCGAGACGCAGCGGCGCAGGGAACGTCAAACCCTCTACAACGAGGAGCACGGCATCACCCCCCAGTCCATACGCAAGACCTCGGAGAACACTCTTTACGACCTGCATCGAGAGATAAAAGAGCAGGAACGGGCGGCAGAGCGAACGGCGGACTATGATCCCGGCCCCGAGAACGCGGCCCGGGAAGTGGCCCGTCTGAGCCGCGAAATGCGCAAGGCGGCGGAAATGCTTGAATTCGAGGAGGCGGCCCGATTGCGGGACCGGATCAAGACCCTGGAGAAGCGCCATGGTCTGGATGGTTCCAGGGCGACACGATCATGA
- a CDS encoding potassium channel family protein, whose amino-acid sequence MNTCSLRTSFLRRFLPRCSAGIRGFTGLYQMVKFRFGTFFPLVLGAGFLLTVFAYGLFIFLVVEGWSLLDSFYQVVMTLSTVGFMELHPLSDRARLMVSFLILMGVGSFAYLVGAFTQVVVEGRLQDLWGKRKVQKIIDSLSDHYIICGYGRIGAVVAEELRRENLSVVVIEKDPELLFELERDNYLFLAGDATSDEFLISAGVERAKGLFACVSQDAENVYITLSSRQFNSELTIIARADRPESVSKLERAGANRVLTPHQIGGKRIAQVMLRPTVTDFMDLATQGHNLQMEEIPVRPGSELVGKNLITSGIRPRFNLMIIAIEKAGGKMTFNPHPEVTIESGDTLIAVGPPENFSGLQTVCRGSQEDEA is encoded by the coding sequence ATGAACACATGCTCACTACGGACATCATTTCTGCGCCGCTTCCTGCCGCGCTGTTCGGCGGGAATTCGCGGTTTCACCGGGCTGTACCAGATGGTCAAGTTCCGCTTTGGAACCTTTTTTCCGCTGGTTCTGGGCGCGGGCTTCCTGCTCACGGTCTTTGCCTACGGCTTGTTCATATTTCTGGTGGTGGAGGGCTGGAGCCTGCTGGACAGCTTCTATCAGGTCGTCATGACCCTCTCCACCGTTGGCTTCATGGAGCTGCACCCGCTCTCGGATCGGGCGCGGCTCATGGTCTCTTTTCTGATTCTCATGGGCGTGGGCAGTTTTGCCTATCTGGTGGGCGCTTTCACACAGGTCGTGGTCGAAGGCCGGTTGCAGGATTTATGGGGGAAACGGAAGGTGCAGAAAATCATCGATTCGCTGTCGGATCATTACATCATTTGCGGTTACGGGCGCATTGGCGCGGTGGTGGCGGAGGAACTCAGGCGGGAAAACCTGTCCGTGGTCGTCATCGAAAAGGATCCTGAGCTGCTTTTCGAGCTGGAACGGGACAACTATCTCTTCCTGGCCGGGGACGCGACCTCGGACGAGTTTCTCATCTCCGCCGGGGTGGAGCGCGCCAAGGGGCTCTTTGCCTGCGTCAGTCAGGACGCCGAGAACGTGTACATCACCCTGTCCTCGCGTCAGTTCAACTCCGAACTGACCATCATCGCCCGCGCCGACCGGCCCGAATCCGTGTCCAAGCTGGAGCGGGCCGGAGCCAACCGCGTGCTGACCCCGCACCAGATCGGGGGCAAGCGCATCGCCCAGGTCATGCTGCGGCCCACGGTCACCGATTTCATGGATCTGGCCACCCAGGGGCACAACTTGCAAATGGAGGAGATCCCCGTCCGGCCAGGGTCGGAGCTGGTGGGCAAAAATCTGATCACCTCCGGCATTCGCCCCCGATTCAACCTCATGATCATCGCCATCGAAAAGGCGGGCGGGAAGATGACCTTCAATCCGCATCCGGAGGTGACCATCGAGTCCGGGGACACGCTCATCGCCGTCGGCCCGCCTGAGAATTTTTCCGGGTTGCAGACCGTGTGCCGAGGCTCGCAGGAGGACGAGGCATGA